The nucleotide sequence GCTTCCCGCACGAGGTCCCCCTGTGGCCGGGGCACGGGGCGGGCTCGGCCTGTGGAAAGTCCATCGGAGCGCTCCCCACCACCACGCTGGCAATGGAACTTGCCGGTGCCGAGTGGGCTCTCTTTGTGCAAAAGGGCGATACGCAGGGCTTTATCCACCATATCCTCTCGGAGCAGCCCGAATCCCCCACTTACTTTCGACGCATGAAGGAGGAGAACCGCGACGGCTTTGAGCTGCGCGAGCGCTCCGCCCGCCCCTCCCGCGCCTACCCCCACCTGATCCAACGCGCGCTCTGTGGTGACTTCAAGGTGCTCGATCTGCGCCCCCGCGATGACTTCCAGCGCGCGCACCTCAAAGGGAGCCTGCATCTTCCCCTGGGTCCGCATTTTGCGACCTGGTCGGGCTGGGTCTTGCCCGAACGCGAGCCGCTTTTACTGATTACCGGCTCTGGCATGGAGGCCGATCGCGCCGCCGCAGCGCTTCTTCACGTTGGCCACGACGCCATCGTGGGGTTTCTGCCCTTTGAGGCGCTCCCCCGGGCCGAGCTCACCTCCCAGCCCCATCTGGAGATCGAAGAGGCGCATCAGAAGTGGCAGGCCAAAGAGGCCACCTTTCTCGACATACGCGGAGCCTCAGAGTGGCGCCAGGGCTATATCCCGGGCGCCTTACATCACCCCCTGCCTCTCCTGACCACCGAGATCGATGCTATCCCCCGCGATCGCGATCTGATCGTCACCTGCGGAAGCGGCCGGCGCGCGGCGGTAGCCACAAGCCTCTTGCACGCCCACGGCATCACCCGCGCGAGCGTCTTCCACGGAAGCATGGAGGCCTGGACCAAAGCCCATCTTCCCACGGAGACGCCCCGGCACGATGCCCGGGCGGCAGAATGAGGCGAGCGTTCGCCGCCTTACTCTCCGAGTTTGGCCACGTGAAACATCGCCTCGCCCTGATGCACCAGGGGGTGAGTCACATGCGAGAGCACAATGCCATCAAAAGGCGCCTTCAGAGGTGCAGCGCTGGTATCAAAGGCATCGCCCACGGTGCCCAGACGCTGGCCTTTTTTCACAAAAGCTCCGCTCTCGACCTCCACACGCAGGATGCCGGCGCGACGCGCGCGCACCCAGCTCGTCTGGGAGCTCTCGCGCCTGGCTCCCGGCTCTCCGGCATCCTTAAAGGTGGTGACCCCCAGGGCCTCCAGCACGCGTTTGGTGCCCGCAAGCCCCACTTCCACCACCGGGCGGTCAAAGCGCAGCGCCTCTCCACCTTCAAAGAGCACAATGGGGATCTTTTTCCTGGCCGCCGTCTGGCGCAACGAGCCTCGGGGGGGCGCGGCATCCATCATGACGTCGGCTCCGAAGGCCTCCAAAAGCTGGCGGGTGGGGGCGTCGCTCAAGTCGCCGCGCACATGCGGGAAGTTGTAACGCCCCACCGCCGCCGTATGCAGATCGATGCCGTGAGTGCAGCATCCCACGATCTCATCGAGAAACAGACGCGCCAGACGTCCGGCCAGGCTGCCCTTTTTGCTGCCCGGGAAGCTGCGGTTGAGATCTCGCCGGTCCGGCAGGTAACGGGACTGATTGATAAAGCCAAACACATTGACGATGGGCACCGCAATGACCGCACCACACATCTGCTTCGGATCGAGCTCATTGAGGAGCGCGCGTACAATCTCCACCCCGTTGACCTCGTCGCCGTGCAAGGCCGCGCTCACCCAGACGCGCGGGCCGGGCTCCACCCCGCGCACGATCTCCACGGGCAGGGCCAGCGGCGTCTGGGTGGGAAGCCCCCCTACCGGAATCTCCACCCGGCGCCGCTCCCCGGGCTCCACGCTCACCCCGTTGACGACCAGCGCGCGGCGCACCTTCGGCCCCGCCATGGCCAGCTCACCTTCAGAAATGGATCGTGTCACGGGCAGCTCCTCGGGAGACGTTCTCCTCAATGAAGGAGACGATATGACCGGCGACATCAATGCCGGTGGTCTGCTCAATGCCCTCAAGCCCCGGCGAGGAGTTGACCTCAATGACCATGGGCCCGCGGCTGGAGCGCAGAAGATCGACACCGGCCACGCTCAGCCCCATGGTCTGCGCCGCCAGGATCGCCGTCTCGCGCTCCTCATCGCTGAGCTCGGCCACCGTGGCATAGCCGCCGCGGTGGAGGTTGGAGCGAAACTCCCCGGGCTGGGCCTGGCGCTTCATCGCCGCGACCACCTCATCGCCGACCACAAACGCGCGAATATCGGCTCCGGCCGACTCGGCGATGTACTCCTGGAGCAGAATATTGGCGTCGAGCCCTCGAAAGGCCTCGATCACCGACTGCGCTGCCTTACGCGTCTCGGCCAGCACCACCCCGATGCCCTGGGTGCCCTCCAGCAGCTTGATCACCAGCGGCGCGCCGCCAACGGTATCGATGACGCCATCGACATCCTTGGTCGAGTGCAGAAAACCCGTCACCGGCATCCCCACCCCGGCGCGCGCCAGCAGCTGCATCGCCCGCAGTTTGTCGCGCGAGCGCGAGATCCCCTGGGAGGTATTCGCCGAAAACACCCCCATCATCTCGAACTGGCGCACCACCGAGAGCCCGTAAAAAGTATAGGTCGCCCCGATGCGCGGGACGATCGCCTCCACATCTTTAATCTCCTCGCCGGCGAGCATCACCCGCGGGCGTTTGGAGGTAATATCCATAAAGCAGCGCAGGTAGTCGACGATCTGCACTTCGTGGCCCCGCTCCATGGCGGCCTCGCGCAGACGACGGGTGGAGTAGAGCGAGCTTTTGCGCGAGAGGATGGCGATCTTCATGGGGTGGTGCTCCAGAATACCTTAAGGGGTTGCGCCGCTCACCTGGCGAGCGGCGAAGAGAACAAGGTCAGCGCCGGGGGGTGGTGCCCCCCAGAAAAGATGCGGCCGGATCGACCAGAAAACGCCCCCGGACAGCGTGACGCCCGAGCAGCATGCGAAAACCCATATCTTTGCGATTGGTCAGCGTCAGCTCAATGGCGTAGCGCTGGCCCAGCACTTCGACCACCGGGCGAATCACCACACGAAACTCCTCGTGCCCCGAAGAACTGCGGACCACCCGCCGATCGTAGACGGGATACTCGGCGACCGCTCCATCACGAGCGCTGCGTTGGTGCGGACGCACCTCAAAGCGCACCCAGAGCTCGTCATCCTCAAGCTCAAAGAGTTCGATGTTTTCGGCGTGCAGAGCCGAGGTTCGCGCGCCGGTGTCGATCTTGGCCTTGATGCGCCCCAGCCCCAACTCGGGCAATCCCACCCACTCGCGCCACCCGATGATCGGGCGCGGCGCTTTCGAGCTCTTCTTATCTGTCATAACCTCGCCGGGGTGAACGTCAGGGATCTGGCCCCAGAATGTTGCGCGCGCGTACTTTGTCAACCATCCTCGCGCAGCGAAAGTGAATTCACCGGTGAGCGCTTTGCGCGATCCGGCACACGGACACCGCCAACCACCCGCTAAGCCCCGGGGATACGATGTCGAAACGCAACTTGCCCACCGAACTCTGGAAGCGCTTTCAAGAGGCCAAAGAGGCCCCCGCGCTGAACCTACGCGACGCCGAGGGCACCCTGCACCAGCCCACCTACTGGGAGTGGACGCGCGGGGTGCAGCGCCTGGCGATGGGGCTTGTGGACTGGGGGGTAACCCCTGGCGAGCGCATCGGATATGCAGCGCCGAACAGCGCGGCCTTGCTCGATCTGATGGTGGCAGGCTGGCTTGTGGGCGGGTGCGTGGTGCCGCTCTTGCCGGGCCAGGAGCGCCGCGACACGCTGCGGGCGCTGGCCCGCTCAGGATGCTCGGTGGTCGTGGTCAGCGATGAGGCGGAGCGCCAGCGTTTGAGGGGCCCGGGAGGCCAACTTCCCGCCGACTTAAAGTTTGTGCTCACCGAAGGTTCAGCCGACGCTGAGGCCTGCCTGGGCGTTGAGGCGCTCTCGGAGCGGGGGCGCGATCGTCTGCGCCGCGGCGGCCTCAACCTGCTGGCCGAGCGTATGTTTGCGCAGGAGGCCGACGCCCTCTCGCTCATCCTCTACGACGCCACCCCGTCTGAGACGATGCGCGGCGCATACTTCTCTGGCGAGAAGGTGCTCTTGATGCTTGAGCGCATCGCCCACCAGATGCATCTGAACACCGAGGAGCCAGTGCGCCTGGGCGCGCTGCTCTCGTATGGCTGGCCGGGCTCGTTTTTGCTCACGATGAGCGTGCTCTACGCCGGAAAGGAGCTGGCCGTGGCCGAGTCGGCGCGCCAGCTTCACGAGCATCTGCGCACGCTTCAGCCCACCCACCTTCTGTGCGGGCCGGCCTTCCTGGAGTCTCTGGCCACCCGCTGGCAGGAGCGTCTGGAGGCCGCCCCGGAGATTCTCAAGCAGCTCTCCGGGCCAGCGCAGGACGACGCCTCGCCATCGCGCGCGCCTCTGGGGCGCCTGCTCGGGGGGCTGGGTGAGAAGGCCACCGACCGACTGCTCTACGCGCCGATCCGATCGGAGCTCGGAGGCAGGCTGCGCGCCATCTACGTGCCCGAGGGCCAGGCCGATCCGACCTGGCGCCAGATTCTGGAGCGCGCCGGCACCCACCTGCTGGGCTACCTGGCGCTCCCGGAGGCCGGCGTCTCCCATCTGGAGCATCCCGAGGCCGCTCGCCAGGGCTCGGCCGGACGCCCCATCGAGGGCATCGCCACCCGCCAGGCCCACGCCCGCCAGGGCGAAGTCGGCGAGCTGTGGCTTCGAGGTGAAACCCTCTTCGATGGCTACTGGGGAGGCCCAGGCCCCCGCGAGCGCAACGAGGAGGGTTGGCTTGCCACCGGCATCCACGTGCGTCTGGAGAGTGGCTTTGCCTTTGTCGAAACCACTCCGGCGACCGCCCCACTCACTGAGCCCTGAGGCGCTGCTCATACCGTTACATACACCGGTTTGCGCCCGGCAGCCCCCTCCCCTAAGATGCGCGCGGCCGCAGCCCGCGCCGACTTTGCAGACCCTCTTTGTCGAAGATCCCTATGACACCCACGCATCCGCTCCTTTTGCTTCGCCTCCTCGCTCTGACCACCCTGCTGCTTATCACCAGCGGCTGCGGCGAGCTGCTCGACGCGCTGCCCGGCACCTCGATCTCGGGTACAGTCTATGGCGAGAGCTTCAGCGCCCTCAGCTCCACGGCCGAGGTCAGCAGCGATGGCACCTACTTTCTGACCTTCTCCGACAAGGCCTCCTACAGCTGCACCTCCACCCCGCCGGGCAACTACCTGACGGTGGTCGTCGGCCAGGTAACCACCGCCGGCACGCTGAGCGCTGCGGGCAACGTCAGCTTCAACCTCGTCGAAGATGGCACCACCTTCACCGAGAGCGCGTCCGCAGGGAGCGTGACCATCGATCGTCTGGATACCGACTTCGATCAGGTCATCGAAGGCTCGATCAACGCGGTGGGCCCCTCCAGCGATGTTGCCGGACGTTTCAGCACCCCTATCTGCAACTGATCCCACCTCTTTATAGGCGCGGTGCAAAAACCGCTAACGCGACCCCTGGCCCTATGTTTCGGCCTTGAACGCTCGCCCGAATCGCCTTGTCGGGGTCGGGGCCATCTGGCATATTTCGCGCCATTCCCGGGCGAAAGCCCGCCAGGTGCCACCACCTGAGCGTGCCCGCCTACTGAAACGATCCGAGATGTCATGACGCCGTTGCTCATCGTCTTGTTGCCCTTCGTCGGCCTGATCCTTCCGATCATTCTGGCCCGCCACAGCCACACCGCCGCCACCGTCGGTGCGCTGATCCCCACGACCCTCTCGTTTGGGCTCTTATTGAGTCTGGCCAGCGATGTCTTCGCCGGCGAGGTCTTTGTGGCG is from Lujinxingia sediminis and encodes:
- a CDS encoding MBL fold metallo-hydrolase, translating into MIFERLYDSDLAQSSFLIGCSDTGKALVVDPRRDLEPYFRLAREHDLTITDVAETHLHADFLSGGRELARATGARFWHSAEGDESWQYSGLDGLDAQAMLDGDRIELGRCSIEAVHTPGHTPEHLSFLLYDGEQAIAGLTGDFLFVGTLGRPDLIDATGLGQNQSEKAARTLYASAQRAMERFPHEVPLWPGHGAGSACGKSIGALPTTTLAMELAGAEWALFVQKGDTQGFIHHILSEQPESPTYFRRMKEENRDGFELRERSARPSRAYPHLIQRALCGDFKVLDLRPRDDFQRAHLKGSLHLPLGPHFATWSGWVLPEREPLLLITGSGMEADRAAAALLHVGHDAIVGFLPFEALPRAELTSQPHLEIEEAHQKWQAKEATFLDIRGASEWRQGYIPGALHHPLPLLTTEIDAIPRDRDLIVTCGSGRRAAVATSLLHAHGITRASVFHGSMEAWTKAHLPTETPRHDARAAE
- a CDS encoding succinylglutamate desuccinylase/aspartoacylase family protein → MTRSISEGELAMAGPKVRRALVVNGVSVEPGERRRVEIPVGGLPTQTPLALPVEIVRGVEPGPRVWVSAALHGDEVNGVEIVRALLNELDPKQMCGAVIAVPIVNVFGFINQSRYLPDRRDLNRSFPGSKKGSLAGRLARLFLDEIVGCCTHGIDLHTAAVGRYNFPHVRGDLSDAPTRQLLEAFGADVMMDAAPPRGSLRQTAARKKIPIVLFEGGEALRFDRPVVEVGLAGTKRVLEALGVTTFKDAGEPGARRESSQTSWVRARRAGILRVEVESGAFVKKGQRLGTVGDAFDTSAAPLKAPFDGIVLSHVTHPLVHQGEAMFHVAKLGE
- the rimK gene encoding 30S ribosomal protein S6--L-glutamate ligase produces the protein MKIAILSRKSSLYSTRRLREAAMERGHEVQIVDYLRCFMDITSKRPRVMLAGEEIKDVEAIVPRIGATYTFYGLSVVRQFEMMGVFSANTSQGISRSRDKLRAMQLLARAGVGMPVTGFLHSTKDVDGVIDTVGGAPLVIKLLEGTQGIGVVLAETRKAAQSVIEAFRGLDANILLQEYIAESAGADIRAFVVGDEVVAAMKRQAQPGEFRSNLHRGGYATVAELSDEERETAILAAQTMGLSVAGVDLLRSSRGPMVIEVNSSPGLEGIEQTTGIDVAGHIVSFIEENVSRGAARDTIHF
- a CDS encoding ATP-dependent zinc protease family protein, yielding MTDKKSSKAPRPIIGWREWVGLPELGLGRIKAKIDTGARTSALHAENIELFELEDDELWVRFEVRPHQRSARDGAVAEYPVYDRRVVRSSSGHEEFRVVIRPVVEVLGQRYAIELTLTNRKDMGFRMLLGRHAVRGRFLVDPAASFLGGTTPRR
- a CDS encoding AMP-binding protein, whose amino-acid sequence is MSKRNLPTELWKRFQEAKEAPALNLRDAEGTLHQPTYWEWTRGVQRLAMGLVDWGVTPGERIGYAAPNSAALLDLMVAGWLVGGCVVPLLPGQERRDTLRALARSGCSVVVVSDEAERQRLRGPGGQLPADLKFVLTEGSADAEACLGVEALSERGRDRLRRGGLNLLAERMFAQEADALSLILYDATPSETMRGAYFSGEKVLLMLERIAHQMHLNTEEPVRLGALLSYGWPGSFLLTMSVLYAGKELAVAESARQLHEHLRTLQPTHLLCGPAFLESLATRWQERLEAAPEILKQLSGPAQDDASPSRAPLGRLLGGLGEKATDRLLYAPIRSELGGRLRAIYVPEGQADPTWRQILERAGTHLLGYLALPEAGVSHLEHPEAARQGSAGRPIEGIATRQAHARQGEVGELWLRGETLFDGYWGGPGPRERNEEGWLATGIHVRLESGFAFVETTPATAPLTEP